The Xiphophorus hellerii strain 12219 chromosome 22, Xiphophorus_hellerii-4.1, whole genome shotgun sequence genome has a window encoding:
- the dact2 gene encoding dapper homolog 2 has translation MLSRKCSSAGTVDRGRVRERLQAALAGLQELRLLRDRHGDMVSWALQLDREEPVSALYADPVEAEEQRLEATLTALKQQLSRLRKQDVGLKTHLQQLDQQISELKLDVSKASTDQLESDSRPSSGFYELSDGGSCSRSNSCTSVYSESLSSSQTSLIPLSPTGCHVSPPPQVDVFHRRSVDESPGQPNPPRTTGLHLGSSRIRASAIGTDYQTRPRPVSTGDLERIMAQGLGCFRSADTKKLPVCPKQKISPVDPKFQRNLESCGGTEVYPYPSPLHAVALQSPIFFQGGEDRKLVLLEGQGASSNGYDSLQMGYKNKTLGYIDKLLQRTLSKSQINASAETVEIQDSNQRKPAENINVSLEVSQKHESSLTPPQAKNQNFPVNSEQNRNRNVYSNHELNDRKSHESLRGPEIQCRYSYRAVMKEYSSDEVSHSSLKKTDKPKTENSGLPRNHSDKNCGESVETEMRKSHWQRPFVAQTSSTESPSFEVQSNHTSSPEFVHAKFVPASSQRVKVRQADRKSKAVKLKRKSSDKPRALRQQHSFLSGERTKEVGFGARGEQRRSGKGKVSEKGGAWQTHEHRQRSGSESSLYGPGVRITQKGHPKPHPVPTSSKLSKNRRPQSMEYEHPVEQRRRRQATPKWQSDVDIYQAPFLQHQRSKESMQMVRSLKPGQWIGPSHPFHFSMSSNSFLQSLNARYPPAPFHMTSLYPPRCESEYSAECASLFHSTIAESSEGEMSDNTTNRFGDSESSQSSQFFSDSDGSQSLDEEEVEINEAAEGGMVWAEAALGPTAAGQPLRQLPSRPEPAACRIKASRALKKKIRRFQPASLKVMTLV, from the exons ATGCTGAGCAGGAAGTGCTCCTCCGCGGGCACGGTGGACCGCGGGAGGGTGCGGGAGAGGCTGCAGGCTGCACTGGCCGGGCTGCAGGAGCTGCGGCTGCTCCGGGACCGGCACGGAGACATGGTGAGCTGGGCCCTGCAGCTGGACCGGGAGGAGCCGGTCAGCGCGCTGTACGCTGACCCGGTGGAGGCTGAGGAGCAGCGGCTGGAGGCGACCCTGACCGCGCTGAAGCAACAGCTG TCTCGTCTACGGAAGCAGGATGTTGGCCTGAAGACtcacctgcagcagctggacCAGCAGATCAGTGAGTTGAAGCTGGATGTGAGCAAGGCCTCCACTGATCAGCTGGAGAGTGACAGCAGGCCCAGCTCAG GTTTCTATGAGCTCAGCGACGGCGGCTCTTGCTCGCGGTCCAACTCCTGCACATCTGTTTACAGCGAGAGCCTGTCATCCTCCCAGACCAGCCTCATTCCCCTGAGCCCAACCGGCTGCCACGTTAGCCCCCCACCACAGGTTGATGTTTTCCACCGCCGCTCTGTTGATGAGAGCCCTGGCCAGCCCAACCCTCCACGGACCACTGGCCTCCATCTTGGCAGCAGCAGAATCCGAGCGAGCGCCATAGGCACAGATTATCAGACACGGCCGAGACCAGTGTCAACAG GAGATCTTGAAAGAATCATGGCTCAAGGATTGGGCTGCTTCAGGTCTGCAGATACAAAAAAACTCCCAGTGTGTCCGAAACAGAAGATCTCCCCTGTGGATCCCAAATTCCAGCGCAATCTGGAATCCTGTGGTGGCACTGAAGTTTACCCGTACCCCAGTCCCCTGCATGCTGTGGCTCTCCAGAGCCCAATCTTCTTCCAGGGGGGTGAAGACAGGAAATTGGTTCTCCTAGAGGGGCAAGGAGCCTCATCGAACGGCTACGACTCTCTCCAAATGggctacaaaaacaaaaccctggGCTACATTGACAAGCTCCTCCAGCGCACCTTGAGCAAAAGCCAAATTAATGCAAGTGCAGAGACAGTGGAGATACAAGACAGCAATCAGAGGAAGccagctgaaaatataaatgtgtctTTGGAAGTGTCTCAAAAACATGAGTCCAGTTTAACTCCTCCTCAAGCTAAAAACCAAAATTTTCCAGTGAACAGTGAGCAGAACAGGAACCGTAATGTATACTCCAACCACGAGCTGAATGATAGGAAGAGCCACGAGTCACTGAGAGGCCCAGAAATTCAATGCAGGTATTCCTATCGTGCTGTCATGAAGGAGTACAGCTCTGATGAAGTTTCACACTCAAGCCTAAAGAAGACCGACaaacccaaaacagaaaactcagGTTTGCCAAGGAATCATTCTGATAAAAACTGCGGTGAGTCAGTTGAGACAGAGATGAGGAAGAGTCACTGGCAAAGACCGTTTGTTGCTCAAACGTCAAGCACAGAGAGTCCAAGTTTTGAGGTCCAGAGCAATCACACAAGCTCTCCTGAATTTGTCCATGCCAAGTTTGTCCCTGCCTCCTCACAGAGGGTCAAGGTTAGACAAGCGGACCGCAAATCCAAGGCTGTGAAACTCAAACGAAAAAGCTCAGACAAGCCCCGAGCGTTGAGACAGCAACACAGCTTTTTATCCGGCGAAAGAACCAAAGAGGTCGGCTTTGGAGCCAGAGGGGAGCAGAGGAGATCAGGAAAGGGGAAAGTCAGTGAGAAAGGTGGCGCCTGGCAAACACACGAACACAGACAGCGGTCCGGCTCCGAGTCCAGTCTCTACGGTCCTGGAGTCAGAATCACCCAGAAGGGCCACCCTAAACCACATCCAGTCCCCACTTCATCAAAGCTCAGCAAGAACCGTAGACCACAGTCCATGGAGTATGAGCATCCAGTTGAGCAACGAAGAAGGAGACAGGCAACCCCCAAATGGCAATCTGATGTGGACATTTACCAGGCACCCTTTCTTCAGCACCAGAGGTCAAAGGAGAGCATGCAGATGGTCCGGAGTCTTAAGCCAGGTCAATGGATCGGACCGTCACACCCTTTCCACTTCTCCATGTCCTCCAACTCGTTCCTCCAAAGTCTTAATGCCAGGTATCCTCCAGCACCCTTCCACATGACCAGCCTCTACCCACCCAGATGTGAGTCTGAGTACTCAGCTGAGTGCGCCTCATTGTTCCACTCCACCATCGCCGAAAGCAGTGAGGGTGAGATGAGCGACAACACCACCAACCGTTTCGGAGACAGCGAGTCCAGCCAGAGCTCCCAGTTCTTCTCTGACTCCGACGGCAGCCAGTCCCTGGatgaggaggaggtggagataAACGAGGCGGCGGAGGGTGGGATGGTGTGGGCCGAGGCAGCGCTGGGGCCCACTGCAGCCGGGCAGCCCCTCCGACAGCTCCCATCGCGCCCCGAGCCTGCGGCCTGCCGCATCAAAGCTTCCCGAGCCCTGAAAAAGAAGATCCGCCGATTTCAGCCAGCCTCCCTGAAGGTCATGACCCTGGTTTAG